A section of the Pseudomonas lini genome encodes:
- a CDS encoding acyl-CoA dehydrogenase: MNALTQPIVAGQPLAKSQHDLHNARSLFDATLRFVRQKTQATDDPYVISRFGDLHIRIEVAAALLERAEDFLNSVDDDTEISVATAESHLASADALNTVSNAEFELTGQRTVLPGSLDDPLRWKLHLIGNFRLNGIHPPSVRSVV; the protein is encoded by the coding sequence ATGAACGCTTTGACCCAACCGATTGTTGCCGGGCAGCCCCTGGCCAAAAGTCAGCACGACCTGCACAACGCTCGCAGCTTGTTCGACGCGACGTTGCGTTTCGTCCGGCAAAAGACCCAAGCCACGGATGATCCTTACGTCATCAGCCGCTTCGGCGATTTGCACATCCGCATTGAAGTCGCCGCCGCGCTGCTCGAACGCGCCGAAGACTTTCTGAACAGCGTTGATGACGATACGGAAATCAGCGTCGCCACCGCCGAGTCGCACCTGGCCAGCGCGGACGCGCTAAATACCGTCAGCAATGCCGAATTCGAACTCACCGGCCAACGCACCGTGTTGCCTGGATCGCTGGATGATCCGTTGCGCTGGAAACTCCACCTCATTGGCAACTTCCGCCTCAACGGCATCCATCCCCCCAGCGTGCGGAGTGTCGTTTGA